From Zea mays cultivar B73 chromosome 3, Zm-B73-REFERENCE-NAM-5.0, whole genome shotgun sequence:
TGTGCTAAATAGGATCCAAAGTGGAAGGATGTTGTCGTGGTTTCGTAAACCAGGGGGTAATAGAATTTGTGTTCGGGAGGGGATGCTAGCACGAACTCACTCCGAATGGTCAAATGTTGAAGATTCAGACAAAGAGTTTATACTGGTTTAGGCTTTTGCCCTAGTCCAATTTAGTGATGATCGTAGTATTGCTTTGAGAACTATGTTACAACTGGTGTGTGTGTCCTGGACGAAGGAGGGGTCctgcccttttatagctcaagggtaggACCTTATAGTGGGGACTTGTTTCCTACTGGTAAGGGCATGATCTGTTGTAGTGTTGTCTTCCGTAGTCCCGCTGTCCCGATGACGTAGCCTTCCTGACACTGTCTCCGGAATCGTGCGTAGTGTTTGTTAGGCATGGCGTATCGTCTTATCCATCCGGTATACGGGTCCTTGTAGCGAGTCCGGCGCTGAGATCCATGTAGCAATGCCTGGCGTGCCCCACAGGGCAGAGTCAGAGTGCGTCTTGGGGCCGTCCGTGGCGTGGCCCCGCCTTTTGTCACGAACCTCGTGTCATCCTCCGACGTGCGTAAGTGTAGGTATGGTGTGGTGCTACATCCTCCCGGTCtgtgttttcaagtcgtccgactaatcgcgattagtcgcgattagtcgggctAGTCGGTTAGCAGTGCTTGATTAGGCAGCCGACTCGACTAGAGTCCCTGGTCGCCCTGGTCGTCCGACTAGTCGCCCTGGTCGGCCGATTAGGCGCTCGATTAGGCTGTTCTGGGCGACTAGGTTTAGGACCTAGGTTTTTTGATTTTCTGGCTTCGTGGGCTTTTTTGGCGGGCGGCCCGACTACAGGCAGTTGAAACGCCACACGCCAGCCGCCTCTATTGAATTTTAGCCAGCCGCCTGCCTGTTctgtcttcttatcttctctttatTTCCCTAAACCCTAATTCCCTACCTGCTCGGCGGCTGTTCTTGAGTCCACTGCTCCCCTCCAGACTTCCAATCCAGCACGTGGGGAATCCAATCTCGAGTTCCAGGCTTCCAGCACGCGCGAATCCAGTTCACCGACGGACTCCAGACTTCTCCAGCACGCGCGAATCCAGTTTTTTTCGTCGGCATGAGTTCATCTTCTGGAGGTATTCTTTTGTATAGTTCTGTTCTTCAATCTTCATCCTTCATCCTTCAATCATTCATCCTTGTATGTGCTATCTGCTGTGTCATTCTGTAATCTGGACTGGACTTCTGAATTTTCATTCTTGTACTCCATCAGTCCATCAGATCAGTCCATCCTTATTCCTTATTCTTGTACAGAGTTTGGTCGTCGTCGTTAGGATAATGTTGAGGTGATATTCCCAGAATCACATGTTGTGGGCAGCGGCAATCCATCTTCTGTTGCGGATAACACAGTTCTTGCTTCAGCATCATCAGCCTCAGCCGCTGCAGATTCTGCAGCTCTCGTTGATAAGGCTATTGCAAAGTTGCCTGCTGATGTTCGTGCACACGCAACTGATTCAAAGAGAAAGGCCAAATCACAAGATCCTGGTTGGAAGTTTGGATGGTGGCCAGATCCTACCAAGAAAGATTTCATCCGATGTATTTTCTGTTTGAAAGTTGTTCCTTCTGGGATTAAAAGGTTCAAACAGCACCTTGCCGGTGGATTTTCTGATACGACAAAATGTTCAATGGTTCCAGAAGTAGTTTCGAAGGACATGTATGCTTATTTGAAAAGGAACACAAGGCTTGTGCTTTCTGTTGAAAGTGAGGAAGGAGGACAGGAACATGGTGATGCTACTGAACCTGAACCAAGTTCAGGGACAAAGCACAAGCAAGCGAAGAAGAAAGCAACTCAAGCCGCCATCAGCTCTTTTGTTGTTTCAGCTCATCCCACCCAAAACCAAAAGTCTGGCAAGTCAGTGGCTGCCATGTTTTGCAAGACGCCAGAAGAAGTTGTTGCTGACAGGCATAAAAATAAAACCACTCAGTCAACTCTTGAAGCTTGCACAAAGAAAGGAAAGGAAGCCAAGCAAATTGTTAACGACCATGTCGCAGATTTTCTATATGAGAACAAAATACCATTGCACGTCGTCAATTCAAGGAGCTGGGAGGTTATGTTGGAGTCAATTGGGCAATTTGGTCCTGGATACCGTGGTCCATCGTACCATGATGTTAGGGTGCCTTGGCTTGATAGGGCTGTCGATAGGACAACAACATTAAGGTCGAAGCATGAACAAGCTTGGAAGGAATATGGCTGCTCAATTATGTCAGATGCATGGACCGATACAAGACAGCGGCATTTGATCAACTTTCTTGCTAATAGTCCTGCAGGGACATTCTTTTTAGCTTCTGTTGATGCATCGATTGAGATAGCTAGTGCTGAATTGTTGGCAGATCTACTAGAGAAGCAAATTGACAGTGTTGGTAGAGAACATGTCGTCCAGATAGTAACTGATAATGGATCTAATTTTAAAGCAGCAGGAAGGGCTCTTGTGAAAAGAATTCCACACCTATTTTGGACGCCTTGTGCTGCTCACTGTTTGGATTTATTGTTAGAGGACATCGGAAAAATCAAGGAATTCAATGACTGTATTACTATGGCAAAGAGGGTGTCGAGGTTCCTCTACAAGCATGGACGACTTCATAGCCTAATGAGGGAGAAGCTAGGTGGAGACCTTGTTAGGCCAGGTATTACTCGGTTTGCAACATCATTCCTCACTTTGGCAAGCATGCAAAAACATAAGAATGGTCTGCGCAGTTTGTTTATTTGTGATGAGTGGCAGCATTCTAAATTCTCTACCAGTCAAGAAGGTACGCAAGCTGAGAACATTGTCCTCTCTGTAGGGTTTTGGCAAAACTTGGAGAATTGCCTAAGGGCTTCACAACCCCTTCTCATTGCTTTACGGATTGCTGATGGTGATGAGACACCAGCAGCTCCAGAGATCATGGCAGCAATGGGTAAAGCACGAGACACCATCCAGGAAGCACTGAAAGGGAAGCCTAGACTACTTAAAGAAGTATTGGCACGTTTCGATAAAAGATGGGATCAACAAATGAAGCAACCATTGTATGGAGCAGCACTGTTTTTGAATCCAGGGAAATTCTTCTCCATTAGGGAGAAAGACAAGAAGCAAGCTGGAATTCTGAGATCTATGTTCAATGATGTGATGTGGAAAATGATCAGTGATGAGGAAGAACAAACTAAAATAAGTAATCAAGCAGATGACTACGAGAGGTCCGAAGGGGAAGCATTCTCAAAACCTGGAGCTATAAGAGACAGAGAGAGAAAAAATCCTAGTAAGTGATCTAAGTATCAAGTTTCTGTCTGCTAATGTACTTTCTAGTTTCTACTTTCTACTGATCTAAGTATCTAACAATCTCAATTTTATATGACAGTCTTATGGTGGGGTGCCTATGGAGGAttggcatatgaactccaaagccTTGCAAAAAGAATTATAAGCCTATGTTGCTCAGCATCTGGTTGTGAAAGAAACTGGAGTGATTTTGCAGCAGTAAGTACTgtttttttgtttgtgcatacttCATACTTCAGAGTTGAGAATTTCAGATTGAGTAATAAACTATGTCCATGTGCAGATCCATACAAAAAAGAGAAACAGACTGGAGCACAAGAGGCTAAATAAATTGGCCTATGTAAGCTACAACAGGAAGATGGATAATAGGTTCACAAATATAAGAGAGCTAGGTTCCAAGGGAAAGAGAAGCAATCCACTGTTGCTTGAAGAGTTTACATGGCAAAATGAATGGGTTGAAGAAGAATCTGATGGTGATAACATTTGGGATGCCGTGGATGAAGCTCTAGGTGCAAGTCAGGGTCTCCGAGGCCGAAATTTGCCTAggattgctgctgctgctggttcctCCTCTCAAACCCAGACACAAACCTATGTTAGAACCAGAAAAAGACCCAGAAATGCAGCAGCTACAGCTCAAGACATACGTGAAGAAGATGACAATTCTCCTGCTGAAGATGAACAAGAACAAGAGACAGCAAGACAAAcgaatgatgatgaagatgaaggcGGACAAGAATCAGGTGGAAGGGGAGCTGCAGGTGATGAATTTCAGTTGGATGAAGATCTTCTTTAGGTAACTGGGTGGTAATGTGTGTTGTGTGATACTGGTATCTGGGACTTGTAGTATTAATAACTAGTAAGTGTTTCTCTGCTGTTTTCACTTTTCAGTATTGCTGAATTCATGTCATGTTTACCCTATCCTTCATAATATAGTATATGAAGTTCATATATACTATATATTTACTATATAGTATAATAGTATATATTATATAGTATATACATAGGTCCTGGTCTCCTGGATGAACAGGACGACCAGTAAACGACCAGGTCGACCAGAGCTCGATTAGTCGGACCTAGTCGACGACTAATCGAGATTAGTCGCTGGTCGGTCTCCCAGTTCGACTAGCTGGTCGAGCGACCAGAAAACATTGCTCCCGGTATGCGGGTTACTGTAAACGTGACGGTACACCACCGCGTACGGTCTCTTGCGTTACCCGAGTAATCCATGAGGATTGCTTGGGGGTATATTCGCAGTTTTGGGACAGACCCTTTTTGCGATGGTTGCCATGGTTCCTGACTCTTGTTGAGGACCGAATTCTCAGGCGCGCGCAAGCGCATTTGCTAGATGTAGCCCCTGGCCCCCAAGTAATCCATGAGGATTGCTTGGGGGTTTATTCGATATATTCACGATTTTAGGACGGACACTTTTTGCGATGGTCGCCACAGTTTAAGGCTCGTGCTGAGCGTACGTCCATTTAATGCCAGAGCCGGGCGTAGCTCTCGGGATAGACCCTTCAGTTGGTCGCCTTTGGGCACTTGATCCTTGTTATGCATGCACCCCCCTTGGAAGGCTTTTTAAGGTCCTTTTGAGGGGAGGGTCGTCCTCCTTCGACCTAGTTGGCGCGGAAAGGAGGCCGCTGAGCTACAAATGGGTTATCTAAGTGAGATCCAACCATCCTCCGACAGGGTATGGTTTTGGCGAGTGGTTCCACTGGGGGGGGCTCGGCCCGTTGGGGGCATCTCATTAATTCCTTCCTTATTGAACCATGTATCAGCCCTTTGGTCGGTCTGGCCGATCAAAGAGGGGATTGTGGCCACCCCATCAGCTGGGTTACCGCAGGGGAATGTGAGGTACGACCTTGAACATGATTACGAGCAAATGACCGTTGTGCCGGTCACCTAGCTTGAGGCTCGCTGGGACATTAGCACACCCTCCCTAGTTCCAGGTCAAGCCATCTGACACACCTAGAACCCCACAACCCGAGTCGCAATCAGGAGGAACGACCGCAGAAGCAGCGTACCTCCCGCCCTCTCGACTCTGTGTGTCGGCTGCCCGGACGATCAACCACAAGCTTCCCGCGACGATACATAGGTAAAACAGGAGATATGTAAAACAAGAGAAATCAATTGTACCTCCAATACTGAAAATTACATCCAAGACCACATGCTCTGCAGTCACGGCCAATGTAGTCAAACCTGCACACAGTTACTCAACCTTATATCATAGCCAGATCATAGCACAAACCACTGTGGGCATGTATAGAAGAAAACACCATAAGTTCAGTTCAAAGAGGCCCTTACTTGTCAACATCTATACCATTGCGACCATTAGCGACAATGTCATAAAGAAAATGTTTCTCCTTTGCACTCTGAAGAAATAAGTTCCAGAATTCATCCAAAATAAGCAATGTATTTTCAATACAGGTAGGTAACCAGGCTGAAAGTAGAGAAGAAAATGCGTACTGTTGTGCTGGCAGGATCAGAGCTGGCAGTTATCATGTCCTACATAACATTTTAATGTTTATTTAAGGTTTATGAACTTATACATAAACACTTACGATAAAGAATTGTATGGAATTATTTTACATTTCTGTGATTCTGTCCATGTGATCCCTCGCTTACTCCATATATAAAGAGAAGCAGTAGATCACAGGACATATTAAACTGCATTCATCCATATTGCCAAGCTGAATCTTTAATGAAGAGGGGGAGTTGGTTAAATGATGGTCATTAGTGTGCACCACACAAGGACTGGAAGCAAAATTATTCTTACCTTGACCATTTTGAGGTAATCATTTTCAATATCTATTGCATGTTTGTCAACAATACTGTCCAAAAGGAGCACTGACATCTTTTCATGGGACCTGAATGAACAAGAGCATAGAAGTTAAAGCACCAACCCCAAGATAGATAAAGCATGTCAGCATGGGCAGATAAATGTCAGAATGACCAAACTATATATTTTATTCACGAACATGGCTATGCACCCATTTTTCATTAAGAGGCAAGAACGATGAAATTGCATCATGACACCAACATGCACAATGTATACCTATCCAGAATGTGGACAGAAACAGCATGCGATTTTAAAGGCATAAGCCATAATAGCTAAAGTAGCACAAACAAGATTCTTAACAAATAAAAGAGAAGGGAACATACAGATGTCTATGCATAACGGTTATACAAGCAGACTAACCATAACTTAAGGTATAGGACAGCACACGTAGATGTAATTAACAGTTTAACACCATACATGAGAAGGAGCCATATGCTAAAAGAGAATCACCAGGATGAGCCAGGATCAACTCGAGGAAGAAACTCATGCTCAAACAAATGACTGAAGGGTCCATGTCCAATATCATGCAAGAGACCTAAACAAGAGTTAAGCAAAGATCACAAAGATGTTTGATAAATGATGTACCCTGGATTTGTAGACCAACCTGCAAGTTTTACAGTCTGCATGTCGACAGGATCAATTCCAAGCTCTACTCCCTGTCAAAATAAAACATTACCTTAACCTCAAACTTTTAGCTTTTTCCAGCATTTCAATCAGCTTCCGAGTTCAGATTGATGACATACACACCTGATATGTTTTAAGATTATTTATTGCCTTTCCAGCCAACGAATAGACACCTAATGAGTGTTCAAAGCGTGTGTGAACCGCTCCAGGATAGACGAGGTATGTAAGACCTGAAAACCATAAAAAATATGTATTGCAACAACAAATACAGTTCATAGCAGTCCACCTAAATTGCATTATACAAATTACGCGTTCTCATAAATTTTCTCGAAAACTTGAAAACATAAACATCCATGTAAATGGTAAGAACAGAGTAAAGTGATGCATAAATGTAAATATTCAACTAAGCGAATTTAGGGATGACAAAGCTATGCAATTCAATCACTGCATAACTTTCTGTGCAAATAGCAAATTGGTTGTAGTCTTGTCAACCCAATAAGGAACAAATCATGAATCTTGAACATATAGTTATCATTTATAGCAATAACCATTATTAACCCTCATCAGTTTTGTCTGCTTGAATTTGTTCAAAAACAAAAGTTTGTCAACTACAATGACAAATACATCTTAACTGGAATGCCAAACAACAAATAACAAGCAATGGAACTCCATCTAATTTTCAAAATGTCTCAAAAATTCCACATATTGAGAGAGAAACTGAACTCACCAAGCTGTTTCAAATCCCGCAACCTAAATAGCATGATGTGTTGAA
This genomic window contains:
- the LOC111591124 gene encoding uncharacterized protein; translated protein: MVPEVVSKDMYAYLKRNTRLVLSVESEEGGQEHGDATEPEPSSGTKHKQAKKKATQAAISSFVVSAHPTQNQKSGKSVAAMFCKTPEEVVADRHKNKTTQSTLEACTKKGKEAKQIVNDHVADFLYENKIPLHVVNSRSWEVMLESIGQFGPGYRGPSYHDVRVPWLDRAVDRTTTLRSKHEQAWKEYGCSIMSDAWTDTRQRHLINFLANSPAGTFFLASVDASIEIASAELLADLLEKQIDSVGREHVVQIVTDNGSNFKAAGRALVKRIPHLFWTPCAAHCLDLLLEDIGKIKEFNDCITMAKRVSRFLYKHGRLHSLMREKLGGDLVRPGITRFATSFLTLASMQKHKNGLRSLFICDEWQHSKFSTSQEGTQAENIVLSVGFWQNLENCLRASQPLLIALRIADGDETPAAPEIMAAMGKARDTIQEALKGKPRLLKEVLARFDKRWDQQMKQPLYGAALFLNPGKFFSIREKDKKQAGILRSMFNDVMWKMISDEEEQTKISNQADDYERSEGEAFSKPGAIRDRERKNPILWWGAYGGLAYELQSLAKRIISLCCSASGCERNWSDFAAIHTKKRNRLEHKRLNKLAYVSYNRKMDNRFTNIRELGSKGKRSNPLLLEEFTWQNEWVEEESDGDNIWDAVDEALGASQGLRGRNLPRIAAAAGSSSQTQTQTYVRTRKRPRNAAATAQDIREEDDNSPAEDEQEQETARQTNDDEDEGGQESGGRGAAGDEFQLDEDLL